The following coding sequences are from one Ancylobacter sp. TS-1 window:
- a CDS encoding sensor histidine kinase, whose protein sequence is MLDPESTRSAADDDRPDSEAAETTAPSGTARGGLLGALRRARNFVAFKSFSSLTRRIVLLNLAGMCVLVSGILYLSEFRAGLIDARVQSLLVQGEIIAGAIAASAQVETNAITIDPERLLELQAGESYGPGEEGFAPLEFPINPERVAPVLKRLVEPTGTRARIYDRDGALLLDSRSLYSRGEILRFDMPSPTTPKPNWMERGWNSMKFWFERGDLPLYKELGPNNGKGYLEVVQALQGQKASAVQVNARGQVIVSVAVPIQRFRAILGVLLLSTQGGEIDEAVAAERLVIVRVFLVAMAVMVVLSLLLAGTIAGPVRKLADAAERVRRRTRQRVEIPDFTSRSDEIGHLSGALRDMTDALYSRIEAIESFAADVSHELKNPLTSLRSAVETLPLAKSDSSRARLLEVIQHDVRRLDRLITDISDASRLDGELQRQEVEPVDLVRLLNTVTGVQNDVMRGDGVTVALAFEPPGTTDEFIVPGHDSRIGQVINNLIDNARSFSAKGGEVRVICRRSRDAVEIIVDDDGPGIPPHALGRIFERFYTDRPEEQGFGQNSGLGLSISRQIVEAHGGRIWAENRPAEPPRKGKAARTAPPKPTGARFVVRLPAS, encoded by the coding sequence TTGCTCGATCCCGAATCGACGCGCTCCGCCGCCGATGACGATCGGCCGGACTCGGAGGCGGCAGAGACCACAGCGCCCTCCGGCACCGCGCGGGGCGGCCTGCTCGGCGCGTTGCGGCGGGCACGCAATTTCGTTGCCTTCAAGAGCTTCTCCAGCCTCACCCGCCGCATCGTCCTGCTCAACCTCGCCGGCATGTGCGTGCTGGTGTCGGGCATCCTCTATCTCTCGGAATTCCGCGCCGGGCTGATCGACGCGCGCGTGCAGAGCCTGCTGGTGCAGGGCGAGATCATCGCCGGCGCCATCGCCGCCTCGGCGCAGGTCGAGACCAACGCCATCACCATCGACCCCGAGCGGCTGCTGGAACTTCAGGCCGGCGAGAGCTACGGCCCGGGCGAGGAGGGCTTCGCCCCGCTCGAATTCCCGATCAACCCGGAGCGCGTCGCCCCGGTGCTCAAGCGCCTCGTCGAGCCGACCGGCACCCGCGCGCGCATCTACGACCGCGACGGCGCGCTTCTGCTCGATTCCCGCTCACTCTATTCGCGCGGCGAGATCCTGCGCTTCGACATGCCCTCGCCGACCACGCCCAAGCCGAACTGGATGGAGCGCGGCTGGAACAGCATGAAGTTTTGGTTCGAGCGCGGTGACCTGCCGCTCTACAAGGAGCTCGGCCCTAATAACGGCAAGGGCTATCTGGAGGTCGTCCAGGCGCTCCAGGGCCAGAAGGCCAGCGCGGTTCAGGTGAATGCGCGCGGCCAGGTCATCGTCTCGGTCGCGGTGCCGATCCAGCGATTCCGGGCCATTCTCGGCGTGCTGCTGCTGTCCACCCAGGGCGGCGAGATCGACGAGGCGGTCGCCGCCGAACGCCTCGTCATCGTGCGGGTCTTCCTCGTCGCCATGGCGGTGATGGTCGTTCTCTCGCTGCTGCTGGCCGGCACCATTGCCGGCCCGGTGCGCAAGCTCGCCGACGCCGCCGAGCGGGTGCGCCGGCGCACCCGCCAGCGCGTCGAGATTCCCGACTTCACCAGCCGCTCCGACGAGATCGGCCACCTGTCCGGCGCCCTGCGCGACATGACGGACGCGCTCTATTCGCGCATCGAGGCGATCGAGAGCTTCGCCGCCGACGTCTCGCACGAACTGAAGAACCCGCTCACTTCCCTGCGCTCCGCCGTGGAGACGCTGCCGCTCGCCAAGTCGGACAGCTCGCGCGCGCGGTTGCTGGAAGTGATCCAGCACGATGTGCGCCGGCTCGACCGCCTCATCACCGACATATCCGACGCCAGCCGCCTCGACGGCGAACTGCAGCGCCAGGAGGTCGAGCCGGTCGATCTCGTGCGCCTGCTCAACACCGTCACCGGCGTGCAGAACGATGTCATGCGCGGGGACGGGGTGACGGTGGCGCTGGCCTTCGAGCCGCCCGGCACGACGGACGAGTTCATCGTCCCCGGCCATGATTCCCGCATCGGGCAGGTCATCAACAACCTGATCGACAATGCCCGCTCCTTCTCCGCCAAGGGCGGCGAAGTGCGGGTGATCTGCCGGCGCAGCCGCGACGCGGTGGAGATCATCGTCGACGATGACGGTCCCGGCATTCCGCCGCACGCGCTGGGCCGCATCTTCGAGCGCTTCTACACCGACCGCCCGGAAGAGCAGGGCTTCGGCCAGAATTCCGGCCTCGGCCTGTCGATTTCCCGGCAGATCGTCGAGGCGCATGGCGGACGCATCTGGGCGGAGAACCGCCCGGCGGAGCCCCCCCGCAAGGGCAAGGCGGCCCGCACCGCGCCGCCGAAGCCGACCGGCGCGCGCTTCGTCGTCCGCCTGCCGGCAAGCTGA
- a CDS encoding HPr kinase/phosphorylase, translating into MAASATIHASCVRVGAQGVLIRGASGAGKSHLAFALILAGGRGMVPPVELVADDRVILSRREGRLFAAAPLPLAGLIEIRGAGVRRLPFLAETSVDLVVDLGAQDAARLPETAALRTTVDGVEIQRLPAFAGGDVVQQVLALLLAGPGSD; encoded by the coding sequence ATGGCAGCCTCTGCCACGATTCACGCCTCCTGCGTCCGGGTCGGCGCGCAAGGCGTGCTGATCCGGGGCGCCTCGGGCGCCGGCAAGTCGCATCTGGCCTTCGCGCTGATCCTCGCCGGCGGCAGGGGTATGGTGCCGCCAGTGGAACTGGTCGCCGACGACCGGGTGATCCTGAGCCGGCGCGAGGGGCGGCTTTTCGCGGCCGCGCCGCTCCCTCTCGCCGGCCTCATCGAGATACGCGGGGCGGGCGTGCGCCGCCTTCCCTTCCTCGCCGAGACAAGCGTCGATCTCGTGGTCGATCTCGGCGCGCAGGATGCCGCGCGGCTGCCGGAGACGGCGGCACTGCGGACCACGGTCGACGGGGTCGAAATCCAGCGCCTGCCGGCCTTTGCGGGCGGCGATGTGGTCCAGCAGGTGCTTGCCCTGCTGCTCGCCGGGCCGGGCTCCGACTGA
- a CDS encoding sensor domain-containing diguanylate cyclase produces MFDLAPISLWLEDFSAVKALFERWRAEGVTLLREHLRGRPDRVAECSTRIRVLKVNRRTLSLFGARDLDHLVANLDKVFRADMLKTHIEELAQLWDGHTQFASLAVNYTLGGERLDIQLKGTVLPGHEETLARVLLSAEDVTERETARRTAARAEAYAHGLFQHSPVSLWVEDFSTIKQLMDDVRLRGIEDFRVFTDVHPEFVQRCIDEIRILDVNGHTLEMFGAVSKAELVANAASVFREDMLRHFREQLIDLWSGKLFHTREVVNYTLGGDMLYVHLQFSVLPGHEQDWSLVQVALTDITARKKAEAYLEYLGKHDVLTKLYNRSFYVDELNRLERRGPFPVTVIMIDLNNLKQVNDQLGHAAGDTLLRRAGEVLAKAVDSPNCAARIGGDEFALLLPGVDEEGGRAVMENIAQLVTLNNQFYSTSTLSLSIGMATSVTGERLEGVVKRADELMYEAKRASDGAGR; encoded by the coding sequence ATGTTCGATCTCGCGCCGATCTCGCTCTGGCTTGAAGATTTCAGCGCCGTGAAGGCCCTGTTCGAGCGCTGGCGTGCCGAGGGCGTGACCTTGCTGCGCGAACATCTGCGCGGCCGCCCCGACCGGGTGGCGGAATGCTCGACCCGCATCCGGGTGCTGAAGGTCAACAGGCGCACGCTCTCGCTGTTCGGGGCGCGCGATCTCGACCATCTCGTCGCCAATCTCGACAAGGTGTTCCGGGCGGACATGCTCAAGACCCATATCGAGGAACTGGCGCAGCTCTGGGACGGCCACACCCAGTTCGCCAGCCTGGCGGTGAACTACACGCTCGGCGGCGAGCGGCTCGACATCCAGCTCAAGGGCACGGTGCTGCCCGGCCACGAGGAAACGCTGGCGCGGGTGCTGCTCTCGGCCGAGGACGTGACCGAGCGCGAGACCGCGCGGCGCACCGCCGCCCGGGCGGAAGCCTATGCGCACGGCCTGTTCCAGCACTCGCCCGTCTCGCTGTGGGTGGAGGACTTCTCCACCATCAAGCAGCTGATGGACGATGTGCGCCTGCGCGGCATCGAGGATTTCCGCGTGTTCACCGACGTGCACCCGGAATTCGTGCAGCGCTGCATCGACGAGATCCGCATCCTCGACGTCAACGGCCACACGCTGGAAATGTTCGGTGCCGTCTCCAAGGCGGAACTGGTCGCCAACGCCGCCAGCGTCTTCCGCGAGGACATGCTGCGCCATTTCCGCGAGCAGCTCATCGACCTGTGGAGCGGCAAGCTGTTCCACACCCGCGAGGTGGTGAACTACACGCTCGGCGGCGACATGCTCTATGTGCACCTGCAATTCTCGGTGCTGCCCGGCCACGAGCAGGACTGGTCGCTGGTGCAGGTCGCGCTCACCGACATCACGGCGCGCAAGAAGGCCGAGGCCTATCTCGAATATCTCGGCAAGCACGACGTGCTCACCAAGCTCTACAACCGCTCCTTCTATGTCGACGAGCTGAACCGGCTGGAGCGCCGCGGCCCGTTCCCGGTCACGGTCATCATGATCGACCTCAACAATCTGAAGCAGGTCAACGATCAGCTCGGCCACGCGGCGGGCGACACGCTGCTGCGGCGCGCGGGCGAGGTTCTCGCCAAGGCCGTCGACAGCCCCAACTGCGCCGCCCGCATCGGCGGCGACGAGTTCGCCCTGCTGCTGCCGGGCGTCGACGAGGAAGGCGGGCGCGCGGTGATGGAGAACATCGCCCAGCTCGTCACCCTCAACAACCAGTTCTACTCGACCTCGACGCTCAGCCTGTCGATCGGCATGGCGACCAGCGTGACCGGCGAGCGGCTCGAAGGCGTGGTGAAGCGGGCCGACGAACTCATGTACGAGGCCAAGCGCGCCAGCGACGGCGCCGGCCGCTGA
- a CDS encoding ferredoxin--NADP reductase → MSNLHHERVLSVHHWTDNLFTFTTTRDPALRFKNGQFVMIGLEVEGKPLLRAYSIASANYEETLEFFSIKVPNGPLTSRLQHLKVGDEVIVGRKPTGTLLVDYLVPGRRLYLLATGTGLAPFMSLIKDPETYETYEKVILVHGVRTVAELAYQDFIEDELPQNEYFGELVQEKLVYYPTVTREPYRNQGRITDLITSGKLFADLGLPALDKEDDRVMLCGSPQLLDDMRVILKERGFEEGSTTEPGDFVIEKAFVEK, encoded by the coding sequence ATGAGCAACCTGCATCACGAGCGCGTGCTTTCGGTCCACCACTGGACCGACAATCTGTTCACCTTCACCACCACGCGCGATCCGGCGCTGCGCTTCAAGAACGGGCAGTTCGTGATGATCGGCCTCGAGGTCGAGGGCAAGCCGCTGCTGCGCGCCTATTCGATCGCCAGCGCAAATTACGAGGAAACGCTGGAGTTCTTCTCCATCAAGGTGCCGAACGGGCCGCTGACCTCGCGCCTCCAGCACCTCAAGGTCGGCGACGAGGTGATCGTCGGCCGCAAGCCGACCGGCACGCTGCTGGTGGACTATCTCGTGCCCGGCCGCCGGCTCTATCTGCTCGCCACCGGCACTGGCCTTGCCCCGTTCATGAGCCTGATCAAGGACCCGGAGACCTACGAGACCTACGAGAAGGTCATCCTCGTCCATGGCGTGCGCACGGTGGCCGAGTTGGCCTATCAGGACTTCATCGAGGACGAGCTGCCGCAGAACGAGTATTTCGGCGAGCTGGTGCAGGAGAAGCTGGTCTACTACCCGACCGTGACGCGCGAGCCCTACCGCAACCAGGGCCGCATCACCGACCTCATCACCTCGGGCAAGCTGTTCGCCGATCTCGGCCTGCCGGCGCTCGACAAGGAAGACGACCGCGTCATGCTGTGCGGCAGCCCGCAGCTGCTCGACGACATGCGCGTCATCCTCAAGGAGCGCGGCTTCGAGGAAGGCTCGACCACCGAGCCCGGCGATTTCGTGATCGAGAAGGCCTTCGTCGAGAAGTGA
- the ahcY gene encoding adenosylhomocysteinase, whose protein sequence is MATASDYIVKDISLADFGRKEIELAETEMPGLMAIRAEYGPAQPLKGARIAGSLHMTIQTAVLIETLKALGADVRWVSCNIFSTQDHAAAAIAAAGTPVFAFKGETLTEYWDFTAKLFDWHGAKPGETLVPNLILDDGGDATMLVHHGLRAENGDTAFLDKPDSEEEVIFFALIRKLLAEKPKGWFAEVAKSIKGVSEETTTGVHRLYKLAEQGKLLFPAINVNDSVTKSKFDNLYGCRESLVDAIRRGTDVMLAGKVAFVAGFGDVGKGSAASLRQAGARVIVSEVDPICALQASMEGYEVATIEDAFSRADIYVTATGNRDIITVDHMRQMKDRAIVCNIGHFDNEIQVAGLKNFKWTNIKPQVDEIEFPAGNRIILLSEGRLVNLGNAMGHPSFVMSSSFSNQTLAQIELWANAGKYDKKVYTLPKFLDEKVAALHLDKLGVKLTKLRPEQADYIGVPVEGPFKPDHYRY, encoded by the coding sequence ATGGCCACCGCCAGCGATTACATCGTCAAGGACATCAGCCTCGCCGATTTCGGCCGCAAGGAAATCGAGCTCGCCGAGACCGAGATGCCGGGCCTGATGGCCATCCGCGCCGAATACGGCCCCGCGCAGCCGCTGAAGGGCGCCCGCATCGCCGGCTCCCTGCACATGACCATCCAGACCGCGGTGCTGATCGAGACCCTGAAGGCGCTCGGCGCCGATGTGCGCTGGGTTTCCTGCAACATCTTCTCGACGCAGGACCACGCCGCCGCCGCCATCGCCGCCGCCGGCACGCCGGTCTTCGCCTTCAAGGGCGAGACGCTGACCGAGTACTGGGACTTCACCGCCAAGCTGTTCGACTGGCACGGCGCGAAGCCGGGCGAGACTCTGGTGCCGAACCTGATCCTCGACGATGGCGGCGACGCCACCATGCTGGTGCATCACGGCCTGCGCGCCGAGAACGGCGACACCGCCTTCCTCGACAAGCCGGATTCCGAGGAAGAGGTGATCTTCTTCGCGCTCATCCGCAAGCTGCTGGCCGAGAAGCCGAAGGGCTGGTTCGCGGAAGTGGCCAAGTCGATCAAGGGCGTCTCGGAAGAGACCACCACGGGCGTTCACCGCCTCTACAAGCTCGCCGAGCAGGGCAAGCTGCTGTTCCCGGCGATCAACGTGAACGACAGCGTCACCAAGTCGAAGTTCGACAATCTCTATGGCTGCCGCGAGTCGCTGGTCGACGCCATCCGCCGCGGCACCGACGTGATGCTGGCCGGCAAGGTCGCCTTCGTGGCCGGCTTCGGCGATGTCGGCAAGGGCTCGGCCGCCTCGCTGCGCCAGGCCGGCGCCCGCGTCATCGTCTCCGAGGTCGACCCGATCTGCGCCCTGCAGGCGTCGATGGAAGGCTATGAGGTGGCGACGATCGAGGACGCCTTCTCCCGCGCCGACATCTATGTCACCGCCACCGGCAACCGCGACATCATCACCGTCGACCACATGCGGCAGATGAAGGACCGGGCGATCGTCTGCAACATCGGCCACTTCGACAACGAGATCCAGGTCGCGGGCCTCAAGAACTTCAAGTGGACCAACATCAAGCCGCAGGTCGACGAGATCGAGTTCCCGGCCGGCAACCGCATCATCCTGCTGTCGGAAGGCCGTCTGGTGAACCTCGGCAACGCCATGGGCCACCCGTCCTTCGTGATGTCGTCCTCCTTCTCCAACCAGACGCTGGCCCAGATCGAGCTGTGGGCCAACGCCGGCAAGTACGACAAGAAAGTCTACACCCTGCCGAAGTTCCTCGACGAGAAGGTCGCGGCGCTGCACCTCGACAAGCTCGGCGTGAAGCTCACCAAGCTGCGCCCCGAGCAGGCCGACTATATCGGCGTGCCGGTGGAAGGCCCCTTCAAGCCGGACCACTACCGCTACTGA
- a CDS encoding HPr family phosphocarrier protein: MTVTETAIQRELAIVNKRGLHARASAKFVQTVERFDAEVRVTRAGETVGGTSIMGLMMLAAAPGTTILVEASGPEALHAIEALDALISDRFGEGE; the protein is encoded by the coding sequence GTGACCGTGACCGAGACGGCCATCCAGCGCGAACTCGCCATCGTCAACAAGCGCGGCCTGCACGCGCGCGCCTCCGCCAAATTCGTCCAGACCGTCGAGCGCTTCGATGCCGAGGTGCGCGTCACCCGCGCCGGCGAGACGGTGGGCGGCACCTCGATCATGGGGCTGATGATGCTGGCCGCCGCGCCGGGCACCACCATCCTCGTCGAGGCCAGCGGCCCCGAGGCCCTGCACGCCATCGAGGCGCTGGACGCGTTGATCTCCGACCGCTTCGGCGAGGGCGAATAG
- a CDS encoding PTS sugar transporter subunit IIA: protein MIGLVLVTHGRLASEFRAALEHVMGPQSQIETITIGPDDDIEQRRKDIVDAVAAVNVGEGVVILTDMFGGTPSNLAISVMTSPDIEVVAGINLPMLVKLATVRGEVPMEEAVAQAQEAGRKYINIASRVLAGK, encoded by the coding sequence ATGATAGGTCTCGTACTCGTCACGCACGGACGCCTTGCCAGCGAGTTCCGCGCCGCACTCGAACACGTCATGGGGCCGCAGTCGCAGATCGAGACGATCACGATCGGCCCGGACGACGACATCGAGCAGCGCCGCAAGGATATCGTGGATGCCGTCGCGGCGGTGAATGTCGGCGAGGGCGTGGTGATCCTCACCGACATGTTCGGCGGCACGCCCTCCAACCTCGCCATTTCCGTCATGACCTCGCCGGATATCGAGGTGGTGGCCGGCATCAACCTGCCGATGCTGGTCAAGCTCGCCACCGTGCGCGGCGAGGTGCCGATGGAAGAGGCCGTGGCGCAGGCGCAGGAAGCCGGCCGCAAATACATCAACATCGCCAGCCGCGTTCTGGCCGGGAAGTGA
- a CDS encoding VOC family protein, with the protein MFSHIILGARDLARLTAFYDAVLAPLGLVRVDEPDDGGPAGSMWVLPGRGWPQFFVQLPFNGLPATWGNGTQVSFAAPSRAAVEAAWQALVENGGFDEGGPGLRPGYGEDYYGAYGRDPEGNKLCFVHCVALEPLTLRGGA; encoded by the coding sequence ATGTTCAGCCATATCATTCTCGGTGCACGCGACCTTGCGCGTCTGACCGCCTTCTACGACGCCGTGCTGGCGCCGCTCGGCCTTGTGCGCGTCGACGAGCCCGACGATGGCGGCCCGGCCGGCTCCATGTGGGTGCTGCCCGGCCGGGGCTGGCCGCAATTCTTCGTGCAACTGCCCTTCAACGGCCTGCCCGCCACCTGGGGCAACGGCACGCAGGTGAGCTTCGCCGCGCCCTCAAGGGCGGCGGTCGAGGCTGCGTGGCAGGCGCTGGTGGAGAATGGCGGCTTCGACGAGGGCGGGCCGGGTCTGCGCCCGGGCTATGGCGAGGACTATTACGGCGCCTATGGCCGCGATCCCGAGGGCAACAAGCTGTGCTTCGTGCACTGCGTCGCGCTGGAGCCGCTGACCTTGCGCGGCGGCGCCTGA
- a CDS encoding response regulator transcription factor, which produces MPTIALVDDDRNILTSVSIALESEGYRIQTYTDGATALDGFKTNPPDLAIFDIKMPRMDGMELLRRLRQKSDMPVIFLTSKDDEIDELFGLKMGADDFIKKPFSQRLLVERVKAVLRRFAPKDGTLPRETDSAKVLERGLLRMDPERHTCTWKGENVTLTVTEFLILQALATRPGVVKSRNALMDAAYDDQVYVDDRTIDSHIKRLRKKFKVTDDNFEMIETLYGVGYRFKE; this is translated from the coding sequence ATGCCGACCATCGCTCTCGTCGACGACGATCGCAACATCCTGACCTCCGTCTCCATCGCCCTGGAATCGGAAGGTTACCGGATCCAGACCTATACCGACGGCGCGACGGCCCTCGACGGCTTCAAGACCAACCCGCCGGATCTGGCGATCTTCGACATCAAGATGCCGCGCATGGACGGCATGGAGCTGCTGCGCCGCCTGCGTCAGAAGTCCGACATGCCGGTGATCTTCCTCACCTCCAAGGACGACGAGATCGACGAGCTTTTCGGCCTCAAGATGGGCGCCGACGACTTCATCAAGAAGCCGTTCTCGCAACGCCTGCTGGTGGAGCGGGTGAAGGCGGTGCTGCGCCGCTTCGCCCCGAAGGACGGCACCCTGCCGCGCGAGACCGACAGCGCCAAGGTGCTGGAGCGCGGCCTGCTGCGCATGGACCCGGAGCGCCACACCTGCACCTGGAAGGGCGAGAACGTCACCCTCACCGTCACCGAGTTCCTCATCCTGCAGGCGCTGGCCACCCGCCCGGGCGTGGTGAAGAGCCGCAACGCGCTGATGGACGCGGCCTATGACGATCAGGTCTATGTCGACGACCGCACCATCGACAGCCACATCAAGCGGCTGCGCAAGAAGTTCAAGGTGACGGACGACAATTTCGAGATGATCGAGACGCTCTATGGCGTCGGCTACCGCTTCAAGGAGTAG
- a CDS encoding aldehyde dehydrogenase family protein: MSDIVCISPIDGSEFARRPAATDAALARAVADARAAQRDWRHVPIAERSALVLRFLDAMLAMSQEIVPELAQQMGRPVRYGGEFGGFEERVRYVVDMAPAALSPVIPHDERPGFRRYIKRDPLGLVLVVAPWNYPYLTAVNTIAPALIAGNAVLLKHAAQTILVGERFQMAMDRAGLPKGLFTNLVLTHGQTSGLIGSGAVDFVNFTGSVEGGRAIERAAAGTFTPLGLELGGKDPAYVRADADLDFAVENLVDGAFYNAGQCCCGIERIYVHESLYDRFVDGFVDLTSRYRLGNPLDDATTLGPMAQGRFADLIRGQIAEAVGKGATAHLDPATFPANREGTPYLAPQVLTGVDHSMSVMTQESFGPVVGIMKVADDAQALALMNDSVYGLTASIWTADLDVAEELGEEIETGTVFMNRCDYLDPGLAWTGVKDTGRGASLSRIGFEMLTRPKSFHLRHG; this comes from the coding sequence ATGAGCGACATCGTCTGCATCTCTCCCATTGACGGCTCCGAATTCGCCCGCCGCCCCGCCGCCACCGACGCGGCGCTCGCCCGCGCCGTGGCGGATGCCCGCGCGGCCCAGCGCGACTGGCGCCACGTGCCGATCGCCGAGCGTTCGGCGCTGGTGCTGCGCTTCCTCGACGCGATGCTGGCCATGAGCCAGGAGATCGTGCCCGAGCTTGCCCAGCAGATGGGGCGCCCGGTGCGCTATGGCGGCGAGTTCGGCGGCTTCGAGGAGCGCGTGCGCTATGTGGTGGACATGGCGCCGGCGGCGCTGTCTCCGGTGATTCCGCATGACGAGCGGCCGGGTTTCCGGCGCTACATCAAGCGCGATCCGCTCGGCCTCGTGCTGGTCGTCGCGCCGTGGAACTACCCGTACCTGACGGCGGTCAACACCATCGCCCCGGCGCTGATCGCCGGCAATGCGGTGCTGCTCAAGCATGCCGCCCAGACCATTCTGGTCGGCGAGCGGTTCCAGATGGCCATGGACCGCGCCGGCCTGCCGAAGGGCCTGTTCACCAATCTCGTGCTGACCCATGGCCAGACCTCGGGCCTGATCGGGTCGGGGGCGGTCGATTTCGTCAACTTCACCGGCTCGGTGGAGGGCGGGCGCGCCATCGAGCGCGCCGCTGCGGGTACCTTCACCCCGCTGGGGCTGGAACTCGGCGGCAAGGACCCGGCCTATGTGCGCGCCGACGCCGATCTCGACTTCGCGGTCGAGAACCTCGTCGACGGCGCCTTCTACAATGCCGGCCAGTGCTGCTGTGGCATCGAGCGCATCTATGTGCATGAAAGCCTCTACGATCGCTTCGTCGACGGTTTCGTCGACCTGACCTCCCGCTACAGGCTGGGCAATCCGCTGGACGACGCCACCACGCTCGGTCCGATGGCGCAGGGCCGCTTCGCCGATCTCATCCGCGGGCAGATCGCCGAGGCGGTGGGCAAGGGGGCGACGGCCCATCTCGACCCCGCCACCTTCCCGGCGAACCGCGAGGGCACGCCCTATCTCGCCCCGCAGGTGCTGACCGGCGTCGACCATTCCATGTCGGTGATGACGCAGGAGAGCTTCGGCCCGGTCGTCGGCATCATGAAGGTGGCGGACGACGCGCAGGCGCTGGCGCTGATGAACGACAGCGTCTACGGCCTCACCGCCTCGATCTGGACCGCCGATCTCGACGTCGCGGAAGAACTCGGCGAGGAGATCGAGACCGGCACGGTGTTCATGAACCGCTGCGACTATCTCGATCCGGGTCTCGCTTGGACGGGCGTGAAGGATACCGGGCGCGGCGCCTCGCTTTCGCGCATCGGCTTCGAGATGCTCACGCGGCCGAAATCCTTCCATCTGCGGCACGGGTGA
- a CDS encoding GNAT family N-acetyltransferase, whose translation MMLRPAVEADLPGILAIYNHAVLHSTAIWNDTPADLANRSAWLRDRQAKSYPVIVAEENGEVMGYASFGDFRPFEGFRISVEHSVYVAEAARGRGLGRTLVEALFAPARALGKKVMIGGITAGNEASLALHRRLGFVETGHLPGIGTKFGRRLDLVFVQKEL comes from the coding sequence ATGATGCTGCGCCCCGCCGTCGAAGCCGACCTGCCCGGCATCCTCGCCATCTACAATCACGCGGTGCTGCACTCGACGGCGATCTGGAACGACACGCCGGCCGATCTCGCCAACCGCAGCGCCTGGCTGCGCGACCGGCAGGCCAAGTCCTATCCGGTCATCGTCGCCGAGGAGAATGGCGAAGTGATGGGCTATGCGAGCTTCGGCGATTTCCGCCCCTTCGAGGGCTTCCGCATCAGCGTCGAGCATTCGGTCTATGTCGCCGAGGCCGCGCGCGGGCGCGGTCTGGGGCGCACGCTGGTCGAGGCACTGTTCGCCCCGGCGCGGGCGCTCGGCAAGAAGGTGATGATCGGCGGCATCACCGCCGGAAACGAGGCCTCGCTCGCTTTGCACCGGCGGCTCGGCTTCGTCGAGACCGGCCATCTGCCGGGCATCGGCACCAAGTTCGGCCGCCGGCTCGATCTCGTTTTCGTGCAGAAGGAACTGTAA